In the Elizabethkingia bruuniana genome, GTTACTGAACCTCAAACCGTAATCTCTGTAAAGGGACTTACTAAGAAGTACGGAGCAGGATTTACGCTGGGGCCTATTGATCTGGAGGTAAATTCCGGAGAGATTATAGGACTGGTAGGAGAAAATGGAAATGGTAAAACAACATTACTGCGGAGCTTATGTGGAGATTTGAAGCCTACTTCCGGTAGTATTAAATATAACTTTCCGTGTAAGGACGATTATGGACTGAGAACAAAACTGGTTTATATTCCACAGAGAACAGATACCTGGAGAGGAAGTATGTATGAGAATCTTGTTTTTACGGCATCTAATTATGGTTATAAACCTGAAGAAAACAAGGCTGTAGTAGATTTGATTATTACGAGGCTGGGGTTACGACCTTTTCGAAAACATTCATGGAATAGTCTTTCTTCCGGTTATAAAATGAGATTTGAGCTGGCAAGAATGTTATTGAGAAAGCCTAAAATTCTATTGATCGATGAACCTTTGGCCAACCTGGATATTCTTGCACAGCAAACTATCCTGGATGACTTTCGGAATATAGCAAGCTCGCCTTACCGGCCTATTGCGATAGTACTGAGCTCCCAGCAATTGTATGAAGTTGAAAAAACTTCTCAGCAGGTTGTTTTCCTTAAAAATGGATCTCAAAGAAATCTGAAGTCTCAGGAAGCTGAAGAAGTACAGTTTATTGTAGAGTTTGAAACAGATGATACATTGAGTAATCTGAAAGAAAAGCTGTCTTCCATTTCTTTGGTATCTCTCGAACAAAACGGAGGAACCTTTGTTGCACATTTCCCTATGCATACTACAGTGAATATTTTCTTAGAAACTATACTGAAAGAAAATATTCAGTTGGTATACTTCCGTAATATCACCCATTCAACCCGTCGTTTCTTTATTAAATAACAGCCATGCTAGATAAAATACAAACTAAACTATTGCTGAAATATCCGCTGTTGTGGAATACCAAACTGATTCCAATGCTTATATTAGGTATCGGAATTAATGCAATCTATTTTTTAATCGGTTACCTCACCGGAACCGTAGATTTTACTGAAATGTATCAGTATAGTGAGGATGTAACATTCTTTACGTTTTCTGTAATTATTTCTATCCTGGCACTTATTCTGTGGCTGGTATTTTACTTCAGACATAATGGTTTTAAGGCCTTTTATCCAAAAGGTAATAACTCTTTATTTTACGAGTGGACCCATATTTTTATTATTGTTTTATCGCTTTCTTCTTTTTATTTCTTTTTCCAATGGGGAAAAGTAACACATCAGAGGTCTTATTACAGTTATCAGGACGTTGTAACAAAAGGTAATCTGATTACTCAGATGGATTATTTTATTGATGCTCCGTTTGCCGAAGGGGATCTGGATTCTTTACAAATGGGCTTAAAAAAGGACGGCTCCCGTATTAAAGAAAATGGTTATTTCTATAAAGACTCAGTTACAATCCTCGGGAAGAAATATCATAAAAATGCATTAATCAACAGAGAAGTTCAGGATAGATATTACGATAAGTTTGCATCCGTAAATCCGGAACCAAATGATGCCATTATGAAAAAATTACTGGCAGACAGAAATGAAGCAGAGATCAAAAAGAAGTTTCAGAATTATTTTGAATTAGTAAAATCGGTGAAGCTAAAAACCAATCTTACACCAGAGCGGTTACTTACTCTCAATTACCATCCGGAAAGTGGTTATATGGAATATCAGCTCATCAATCCCATGTATCCGCGAGATATTGAAGCTAGTGTGGTATCCGCTACCGGAGAAAAAACATATTCCAACTTTTATGTTGAACAGGCTTTACTGAAAAGTAACTTTGCAACTTTAAAAGAGGCTCACAGCAGACCTATTATAGAAAAAGAGTTGGTCGTTTTTATT is a window encoding:
- a CDS encoding ATP-binding cassette domain-containing protein, with product MMKTQNLVFEEIRELILFKDLDRAVKRIIDITLDTENLRFYNETNSFLDWLDSKPSEEVIIERLNVLLQKLHEELSGKPVTEPQTVISVKGLTKKYGAGFTLGPIDLEVNSGEIIGLVGENGNGKTTLLRSLCGDLKPTSGSIKYNFPCKDDYGLRTKLVYIPQRTDTWRGSMYENLVFTASNYGYKPEENKAVVDLIITRLGLRPFRKHSWNSLSSGYKMRFELARMLLRKPKILLIDEPLANLDILAQQTILDDFRNIASSPYRPIAIVLSSQQLYEVEKTSQQVVFLKNGSQRNLKSQEAEEVQFIVEFETDDTLSNLKEKLSSISLVSLEQNGGTFVAHFPMHTTVNIFLETILKENIQLVYFRNITHSTRRFFIK